A genomic region of Nymphaea colorata isolate Beijing-Zhang1983 chromosome 2, ASM883128v2, whole genome shotgun sequence contains the following coding sequences:
- the LOC116247199 gene encoding (S)-N-methylcoclaurine 3'-hydroxylase isozyme 1-like gives MELEAWLPCLLVLLLFFVSSLLFFQGKDNLPPGPRGWPIVGNLFQLGSKPHATLSGLARTYGPLFSLRLGTQCVVVASSPSTAALVLKTHERSISARAVPQVCRYEEYLPYSIVWSDCNDSWKQLRAVCRSRLFSGKMLDSGARLRQQKVEEMVRRLRSSEGETVCIPDVVFSTIFSMMAASIFSDDAESATGNAEKMKRLACRVLELSTTPNFSDYFPAIAGLDVQGLRRESMACYKEVYDIWEGVIVERKKQKLQGGGKLDHDDFLGALLASGLSDLQIKACLFEMFIASTDTTTTTIEWAMAEFMKQPKIMAKLRKELFDTLSSTDTKVIDMEKKLKELPYFQSCIKETLRLHPVVPILPYRATDTCEGLGHTIPKGCQVWVNVWAIGRDPASWAEPLTFLPERFIDSPSLDFRGADHRLIPFGSGRRTCPGLPLATRLIELILANLVHNFEWSLPQGVDPSKLSMEEKNGLTIPREHPLEIIPKFIGHKH, from the exons ATGGAGCTGGAGGCATGGCTGCCCTGCCTTCTCGTCCTCTTACTTTTCTTTGTCTCCTCCCTCTTGTTCTTCCAAGGAAAGGACAATCTACCACCCGGACCAAGGGGCTGGCCTATCGTGGGCAACCTCTTCCAACTGGGCTCCAAACCTCACGCCACCCTCTCGGGCCTAGCCCGCACCTACGGCCCTCTCTTCTCTCTAAGGCTCGGCACCCAGTGTGTCGTCGTCGCCTCCTCACCGTCCACCGCGGCCCTTGTACTCAAGACTCATGAACGCTCTATCTCAGCTCGCGCCGTCCCTCAGGTATGCCGATACGAGGAGTACCTCCCCTACTCCATAGTGTGGTCTGACTGCAACGACTCGTGGAAGCAGTTGAGAGCCGTCTGCCGGAGTCGGCTGTTCTCCGGCAAGATGCTCGACAGCGGCGCGAGACTCAGGCAGCAGAAGGTGGAGGAAATGGTGAGGCGCCTTCGATCCAGTGAGGGCGAGACGGTCTGCATTCCAGACGTAGTGTTTAGCACCATCTTCAGCATGATGGCTGCCAGCATCTTTTCGGATGATGCAGAAAGTGCAACCGGTAATGCGGAAAAGATGAAGCGGTTGGCATGCAGGGTGCTCGAGTTGTCAACCACACCGAACTTTTCCGACTACTTTCCGGCAATCGCGGGGCTTGACGTGCAAGGGCTGCGCCGCGAATCGATGGCTTGCTATAAGGAGGTCTACGACATCTGGGAAGGAGTGATCGTGGAGAGAAAGAAGCAGAAGTTGCAGGGAGGAGGGAAGCTTGATCATGATGATTTTCTCGGCGCTTTGCTTGCCAGTGGGCTTAGCGACCTCCAAATCAAAGCATGCCTTTTC GAGATGTTCATTGCTAGCACCGACACTACAACCACTACAATAGAGTGGGCGATGGCAGAGTTCATGAAACAGCCAAAAATCATGGCCAAGCTTCGAAAGGAACTATTTGATACCTTGAGTAGCACAGACACAAAGGTCATAGACATGGAGAAGAAGCTGAAAGAACTGCCTTACTTTCAATCCTGCATAAAGGAGACACTGAGATTGCACCCAGTTGTGCCAATCCTCCCATATCGCGCCACCGACACGTGTGAAGGCCTCGGCCACACAATCCCCAAGGGATGCCAAGTTTGGGTGAATGTGTGGGCAATAGGAAGGGACCCGGCGTCGTGGGCCGAGCCCCTAACCTTCCTACCAGAGCGCTTCATCGACTCCCCGAGCTTGGATTTCAGGGGGGCTGATCACCGTTTGATTCCTTTTGGCTCGGGAAGGCGGACATGTCCCGGGTTGCCGCTCGCGACTCGGCTTATTGAGTTGATACTTGCAAACTTGGTGCACAACTTTGAGTGGTCACTACCTCAGGGTGTGGACCCTAGCAAGCTTAGCATGGAAGAGAAGAATGGCCTCACAATCCCAAGGGAGCACCCTTTGGAAATCATTCCCAAGTTTATTGGGCATAAACACTAG
- the LOC116248324 gene encoding pentatricopeptide repeat-containing protein At3g13880-like, with the protein MHMRKIAFFRCRNGGKFGFRFLNTVSQVFDGISRQEILLQNKRISGYFKSGLVDAARQVFDQMQERDVITWNSMISGYRRHGLIEEALELYLCMNRAGIKGNTSTFSSVLGVCNDAGAVELGSQVHCLSILLGFESSLFVGSALVEFYMQSSEVADAVKVFGLLPERNLATWNSVLSGFSRNGRTGELFDMLVEMRATGVEPNALSYCYVIHGCDHEGVLDQGRQVQCHMIKSGLAESNLFVANGLVDMYSSCGCLNEAIKSFEVIQFQDVISWNSIVSIHASHAYRFRAFDLFSQMRQWGKSPTVRSLIELLNSSGSTQSIQLGEQIHGQIISLGFNGSVHIRSALISMYGKCKDMRSFERLFDEIARRNLVCYNALISSYAVSSLHENAIETFKIMLKEKHGPDQFTISAILKSCTSMAASEYSEQFHCYVLKSGLFSHMAVSVSLIDSYSKSGRTEISQQIFHDMSELTTTSVTAIISAYARNGLGREALELFEYMLLNGLAPDDVTLLAVLSACNHAGLVEEGLAIFESMSTCYEITPDQRHYSCIINLLGRAGMLEEAEELMNASPIEGDAKLWTAILGACRIYGNLEVGERAALALMELEPESPATYLQMCDLYNASGDLEIAAKIRCLNMTKQGRKDCGYSLIGIRG; encoded by the coding sequence ATGCATATGAGAAAAATAGCTTTCTTTCGTTGCAGAAATGGGGGGAAATTCGGATTCAGGTTTCTGAATACTGTATCTCAAGTGTTCGATGGAATTTCACGGCAGGAAATCTTATtgcaaaataaaagaattagtgGGTATTTTAAATCCGGTTTGGTTGATGCTGCACGGCAAGTGTTTGATCAAATGCAGGAGAGAGATGTGATCACATGGAACTCGATGATCTCGGGATACCGCCGACATGGGCTCATAGAAGAAGCTCTTGAATTGTACCTATGCATGAATCGTGCGGGAATCAAGGGTAACACGTCAACTTTTAGTAGTGTTCTTGGTGTCTGTAATGATGCTGGGGCTGTAGAGTTAGGATCCCAGGTTCACTGCCTGAGTATACTTCTTGGGTTTGAGTCGAGTTTGTTTGTTGGCTCTGCTCTTGTTGAATTTTACATGCAGAGCTCGGAAGTCGCTGATGCAGTCAAAGTGTTTGGCTTGTTGCCAGAGAGGAATTTAGCAACTTGGAACTCAGTGTTGTCTGGATTTAGCAGAAATGGTCGGACAGGTGAATTGTTTGACATGTTAGTTGAGATGCGGGCGACAGGCGTGGAGCCGAATGCACTAAGCTATTGTTATGTCATTCATGGTTGTGATCATGAAGGTGTCTTGGACCAGGGAAGACAAGTGCAGTGTCACATGATCAAATCTGGATTAGCTGAATCGAATTTGTTCGTGGCTAATGGTTTAGTTGACATGTATTCTTCTTGTGGCTGCCTCAATGAAGCCATCAAGTCGTTCGAGGTAATACAGTTTCAAGATGTCATCTCTTGGAATTCTATTGTTTCAATCCATGCAAGTCATGCGTATAGATTCAGGGCCTTTGACTTGTTCAGCCAGATGCGTCAATGGGGGAAGAGTCCCACAGTCCGTTCACTTATCGAACTCCTGAACTCCAGTGGCAGCACCCAAAGCATTCAACTTGGGGAACAGATACATGGACAAATAATCAGTCTAGGATTCAATGGCAGTGTTCATATTCGATCAGCTCTAATCAGTATGTATGGCAAGTGCAAAGACATGAGAAGTTTTGAGAGGTTGTTTGATGAAATTGCACGAAGAAACTTGGTCTGCTATAATGCTCTTATATCTTCATATGCAGTGAGCAGTCTTCACGAAAATGCAATTGAAACATTTAAGATAATGCTTAAAGAAAAGCATGGACCTGATCAGTTCACCATATCGGCAATTCTCAAATCATGCACTTCCATGGCAGCATCGGAATACAGTGAACAGTTTCACTGTTATGTGTTAAAAAGTGGATTATTCAGCCACATGGCTGTATCTGTTTCCCTGATTGACTCGTACTCGAAATCGGGAAGAACTGAGATCTcacaacaaatttttcatgatatGTCTGAATTAACTACAACCTCAGTCACTGCAATCATATCAGCTTATGCTCGAAATGGGTTAGGCAGGGAAGCACTTGAATTATTCGAATACATGCTACTGAATGGATTAGCGCCAGATGATGTGACTCTTCTAGCAGTGCTGTCAGCATGTAACCATGCAGGACTTGTAGAGGAGGGACTGGCAATTTTTGAGTCCATGAGTACATGCTATGAAATTACTCCTGATCAACGGCATTATTCATGTATTATTAATCTTCTGGGACGAGCAGGAATGttagaagaagcagaagaattGATGAACGCATCACCAATTGAAGGTGATGCAAAGCTTTGGACTGCAATCTTGGGGGCTTGTAGGATTTATGGAAATCTTGAGGTTGGTGAACGAGCTGCTTTAGCTTTGATGGAATTGGAGCCTGAATCTCCTGCAACTTACTTGCAAATGTGTGATTTGTACAATGCGAGTGGGGATTTGGAGATTGCTGCTAAAATTAGATGTTTGAATATGACAAAGCAGGGAAGAAAAGATTGTGGTTACAGTTTGATTGGGATAAGGggataa
- the LOC116249128 gene encoding corytuberine synthase-like, with amino-acid sequence MAKFTKQPKIVAKLRKELFDALSSTDTKVLDMEQKLKELPYFQSCIKETLRLHPVVPILPYRATDTCEGLGHRIPKGSQVWVTVQQIVQRTPNGQLPDWYLTPNQLKQQRKHQRGARSR; translated from the exons ATGGCGAAGTTCACGAAACAACCAAAAATTGTGGCGAAGCTTCGTAAGGAACTGTTTGATGCCTTGAGTAGCACAGACACAAAGGTCCTAGACATGGAGCAGAAGCTGAAAGAACTGCCTTACTTTCAATCCTGCATAAAGGAGACACTGAGATTGCACCCAGTTGTGCCAATCCTCCCATATCGCGCCACCGACACGTGTGAAGGCCTCGGCCACAGAATCCCCAAGGGATCCCAAGTTTGG gtTACTGTTCAACAAATCGTCCAAAGGACCCCAAATGGTCAGTTGCCCGATTGGTATTTGACCCCAAACCAGTTGAAGCAGCAGCGGAAGCATCAACGAGGTGCCAGATCGAGATAG